GGAGGACAGCAGCTGGGGTACTGGTTTCCTGGGGAGAGGATCCTGTCTGGAGGAGGTAGTGGTAGCCACCAGTGGTGTCAGCCTGCCACCTGGTGGTGAGTCCTATGTCATGCAGGCGCTGGGGCCGGGTGCCTGGCCGCGGCTGGGGCAGCCCCACTTCCTGGGTTTCAGGGCTAAGGGTCTAGGCCACTCTTCTTCCCCTCACAACAGCCCCCAGGCACCCTCCCAGGACAAATCCCACCCCCCCTCCCGAGGACAGGGCTAGAGAAATCTGGCCTAGGGTTCCCTGTGTgtgaaggaggaaggaggcttTGAGAGGACGGTgctggggggtgaggggggccTTAGTGAGCTGAGGAGAGGCCTCTGGGAATGACCACTTCTCCCCGAAGCTGAGGCCAGGGGGGTCAAGGCTCCTTTTAGATttctgtccctccttccttcccaactttcccttacctccctcccacctcccaggctcAGTGTTGGATGGGCTTGGCTGAGGAGACTGGACACTTGTAGTGCCCAGAAGCATCTTTACTGCTACATGGGAGACCCTCTGCTTCCTGAAAGGCTGTGTGAGGTGGAGGTCCCCAGAGCAGCACTTCTTAAACCTCCTGGGGACCTGGGGCGAATGCAGAAGCTGACTTGGCACATCGTTGGTGAGCCCCGGATTCTGCTCCCAGGGGTGCCCATGCTGCTGGGCCTGCCTACACTGGAGTCATGAGGCCCTAGTAACCCCTCCAAAAGGCAACTGGTCCCCTGTCCCTCAGGGGAGGCCACACTGCCCAGCCCACCCTCCCTGGCCCCATCCTGCTCTTAccaatggtggtgatggtggacaCAGAGAAGAAGAAGGAACCCACGAACTCCCAGCGCCCCATGCTGGTGGTGTTGCCGAGGATGACGTCCCCATTTTGGTAGGCTTGGATGATGCCCTGGGGGAGAGGTAGTGGTGACCATCAGGATCTGTGGGGCGGTTGGGTCCCTGCACtgaaacacatacacatgtgcacttgagtgcacacacgcacacatacactcAGACAGTCCTCATAACCACTGATCACAGCCTGTCTGGAGCAAGGAGGTCCTTCCCCTCCAACCAGGGGCTCCCCAGGGGTAGGGACCATGGGGAcagctccttccctctctttgcCCTGGAGCCCAGGTCAGCCCAGGAGATCTCACTAGCTGGAAGAACCCCATTTattctctctcctgctccctcccatTCTTACAACAAGCACTGGGCAAGCCTGGCATGGGGTTTATTAGGGGACCTGAAGATGAAAGAGACATGATCTCAGTTCTCAGTGGGACAGACAAACTTAACTAACTGTGATACGGTGCTGTCCATGCAGCTTGGCATGAAGGCCATGCAGCTGTACGATCCTGGACAAGAAACTTGACTTCTCTCTCAGtcttcttctctgtaaaatgggaatactaaGAGCACCCACTTCAAAGAGTTGTGAGGGTTTAATGAGGCATTAGGTGTAAAggcttagaacagtacctggaaCATGGTAAATGTTAGCAGCTGCTATCACCAGGATTATTACGAATATAATGCTGTAGGAATACAGAGAGGAAAGGTGTTTGTCTGATGGGGGTAGGGGCAGATGGCTACATGGAGGGAGTGATGTTTCAGTTGGGCCTCCCTTGAGGGTCAGATAGGAATGTTCCATTTAGGTAAGTGGGACTGCAGGagctgaggctgggagggaggaccGTGCCTGGGATATAGAACAGGGAGACTGAAAGGTATCTGACAGCTAAGCCATGCTTGGGTCTGCCGTTCCAGGGATGGAGTGGCAGGCCTCTCCTAAGGTCACTGAGAAAAGGGGAGGCAGGCTCAGGTTTGCGTGCTCTGTGACAGCTGGCAGTTGCCAGAAAGGGAGAGTCCTGCAGGGGTGAGTGATGGAGAGGGCCTGGCTTGCATCCTGGCACAGAGTGGtccaggaggcacagagaggagatATTCAGAAGCCCCGGCCTCTGGCCCTACTTGGTGTGGGTAGTGAGGGAAGTACCTAGGACCACTGTGAAGAGGTGTGGGTGTGAGACCAATGACAGAGATTTAGAACATGTagaggagcagggctgggaggaggagggctgctAGTTGTGACCCTGGGGGGATTTGAGGACCACTGGGAATTTGCATGTACATGTCTGCACCCAGTGGGAAGATCTGGGTTGGAGACCCCATATCCTCATTCCTGGAGATGTTTGAAGCCTCAGGGATGTTGAGGAAGGGGGTTAAGTAGAGATGTAgcaggagggggtggaggggaagtGTACAGAGATGAGAGCTCAGATGGGAATCTTGGGAATCACCCACATACACAGATCTGCACAGAGGCAGTACTCATGGCAGTTGACAGCCCCAGTGCCCTGGCTATGCCATGGTATGTTTGTATTTAACTtccctgagccttagtttctccatctctaaaatggggataataatggtactGCTTCTGAGGTAGGTGAGgatgaaacaaaaaatacaccAGGAGTGCTGCGCAGAAGCATTTCCTATTATTCTCATTGCCATCATTGTCACCTTCCCTGGGCCTAGGCTGCTGATAATTGAAGTTCACCACATTGTCAAGGGGCGTGTCACACAGCCTCCAGCACTAGGCAGTCAGGCTGTATTTGTAGAAGTTTAGCAGGTGATGGGTGGTTAAGGCATCACATTAGGTTTTTAGAGATAGACCTTCTCCTGCTCAGCTCCAGGCCAGGCCACATCAGCCCAGTCCCAGAGCTCAGGACTCCACTTCCTCTCCAGTGACCTGTTCCTTCCAACCCGACACAATTCCCTGCTACCTTCTGGGGACTAGCTTTGGATTGGCGACCCTGGGACAGTGGCCCCCCGCTGCCTCCCCCCAGAAGAGAGACTGGGAATGCAGAGTGGTGATTTCAGGCTCGGGGCACAGCTGTCTGGGACCGCGGACCAAGCCAGGGCCCGGGAGGTTGATGCATCCGCCAAATCTGAGGGGCTCCCAGTAGAGCGTCGCCTGTCCAGAAGCACATCCTCCTTGTATCTGCAAGGCCCCACCCAGAAGAACCCTCCCCTGCCTGTCCTCCTCTCCACTCCCCGCTAGgtctccccccaccctcctcagCCCTCTGTCCTCTGTGATGTCTGTATCCTCCCACCCACCGCTCCCTTCAGCCTTTCTGGGCCTCTGCGGTCTGGGCGGCGCATCCAGTCCCTCTGCTCTAAGACTTGGAGTAAACCAGGTTCAGCCATGGAGCGCCCCTGTGTCTGTGGCCCTTCTCTCGGACCCGGGTTTGCGCCCTTCGAGCCCCCCGGACCCATTCCACTCGGCCAGTGGGGACAGGCTCGCCCCGCACCTCCTTTTCCCCCAGACTCCAACGGACGTGCTGTAGGTCTTGCTCATCCTTAGACACCGCCCAGCGCCCTCTGCCGTCCTCACCTCCAATTCGCAAATTTGCACCGGGAGTGCCCTTTCGCCCTTCGCCTGTGGTCCGACCCGGATACAGCGCCTCGTTGTCCCAGGTCGATCCTTTCCCGCCACCTCCCAAGCCGGCCAGCGCGCGCTGTCCCTACGCTGCCCGACTCGGTCGGCCCTGCCAGCTCTGGACGCGGTTAGCGCTCCCCCTGTCGTCCGCATCCCCAAATTCGGATGCGTGCGCCACGCAACTCTCGGGACAGGGCGGGTCATGCCCTCTCGCCCCCAACCCCGGGACCCACGGTGCCGAGCTGCACATTCCTCTCTCTGGAGCTCTTTCTTTCGCGGTCCAGTCCAAGCCCCTGGTCCCCAAACGGCAACGCGCGCTCCCTGCGTCTATCTCCACCACTTTCTTTTGGAGACGTGCTCCCGGCTTTGCCCTGACCCGGAGCCAGGGCGTGCCCTCACTCCCTTACGCCAGCACCCCCGCGCCCAGGCCGCCCCGTTCGCCCCTGACCCGGATCAGCGAGTCCAGCGCCGGGCCATCCAGGCACGTGAAGTTCCGCAGCAGTGCCCACTTGTCGCGCTGGAATCTTTCCCTGGAATCGTGAGCCGCTGGGCTCTCCAGCATCCAGAACACGCCCGTGCCCAGTATCAGGTAAGCGAGGTACGCGAGCAGCAGGAGCAATGTGCTCGGCGCCGCGCGGCCCGAAACCCGGCCCTCGGGCGCGTCTTGGGCTCTCTGTCTGTACCTAGAAGGGGAGACAGGGGGGCTGGACCCAGGAGCCATGGGCCTGGACTGAGGCAGAAAGGAAGGGCTAGGAAAGAGCTCAGCTGGTCCCTTCTCTAGCCAACGCCTACTTGTGCCCAGTTTTCTCAGCGGAGGAGGCGTGCTGGGAATGgaacagccctgccccaccctgcacTGGGATCCAATTCCAGGGACAAAAAGAGGCCGGAGCTATGAGCATCTGGCGCCGCCTCGAATGTGTGTGGAGTGCCCACCCCTAGGCCTAActcagggagaaggggagggctgCTGGGTTACCACAGGTTCAGAAGGAAGGGGCCAAGTTTCCCAGCCTGTCCCGTAGCAAACAGTGGGAGAGACTTGGAGACCGCACTCAGGGGGAAGAGAATGTGGCAGCCAATTTTATTGCCTAAGTCTTTGGACCCTGGGACTATCGCCAAGGACCTGCTGCCTGTCGAGTCCTCTGGATCTCTCTCACCACCATCCTTTCCTTTGTGTATCCCAAGATGAGGGACCCCACCTGATCACCACTGTTCCATGAACTTCGGAAGCAAGAGGAGACTTGACCAGTGGGCTTGTCCATTTCCTGCTTCTGAAGATGCCCCTTTATTCCCATCCAGAATGGAGGAAGGGTCCAGGGTATGTAAAGAGCCCCTGGAGGTCCTCAGGTTCTCAGGCCTCTCCACCATTATTGGGAAGCTGGGTGGAACCTGGGTCTCTTGCTCCTGTCCTTCCCTGGGTGTCCCACCTGGCACCTCGTCTACTTCACAGCCTTGCCTCAGTCCTGTTCGGAGGTCCCTGGCCACTTATGGGCCTGCCTTGCTGGGAGAGGTAGGGGTCGAGGCTTACAGTCCTTGGTGAGGTTGGGCCTGGGGATGGACTGGTGTAACTCTCTCCTCAACTTCTGGTCAGAGATGCCACAATCTGGCAGgacagaggccaggctgcagaggGCATTCCCAAGGGAGTCCAGGCCTCCACAAAGCTCATTTCCTAGAAGTCTCCTGGGTGTCCATTTTCCCAGGGAGGATTTGAAAAGGCTCTTAAGAGCCCAGAAAGGATGATGAGGTCATGGGGTGCCCTTAGGCGGTCAAGGGAGGCCATGCTCAGGAACATGGGTGGGACATCCAAGAGTGCCTAAGCCTTGTTCACAGACAGCTCTCGACATCTAGGCCAGGGGAACTGACAGGCTTAGAGGCAGCTTGCCTACCCCTCCAGCTGGGAGCTTCTTGAAGACAGATGTTCTATTTGAATGGCTCCAAAGTCCCTGCTCAGCCCTCTCCTTGACCCTCCCTGCCAGCCAGTCACATGGGCACTTGTCAAACCGTGGTCTGTCGCTGTCATTCCATTTTGGGCATTGGGTGGGGGCTGCCTCTGCCTGTCTATTCCTTGCAGTCGACTAGATGCTCTTGGAGGGCAGGAATCGTCACTGTTCTTTCCCCAGAGCCCTGCACAGTGCTGGACACACAGCGGGGGCCTGACAACACAATGTGCGCGTATcaaatgaggcaagaaaaaaGCCGCCCTTTGTTTGCCGTCCTGTATAAGGTctcccgggggggggggtgcagggagggcaaTGGAGATTTGGCCACAGTGATCCACGTCTAGATTCAACTTTTAAGCATCACTTTTGAGGGAGGGGCTCTGGAATAACAGCACACATCTTGCTTCACCCTCACCTGTCTCCCATCCTGTGTCTCTATCTCCTTTCTGTTACTTTCTTGGACACTCCTGTCTCCTTACTCTGGAGAACCCTTCTGAGACCAGGTCTGGCTGGGAGGTGAGTGGGttggcagaggaggaggggaggcagtaAATCCAGAGGCCGTATGGGGTGTGTTGGGGAAGCTGGGAGGGGCTCCTGCAGCCACTGGAGGCCCTCATGCAGAGATGGGGATCTTCTGGAGTCTGGGGAGTCCGTCTGTCTCGGGGGCTCCCCCATCCTTGAGGATGAGGCCTCTGCTGAGCAGCCAGAGGTGGGAACACCTGTGCAGAAGCAGGGGGCCCAGTGGAAGGATCAGCGCCAGCCACGCCAGGCCCAGGAGGATCCAGATGGCCGCCAGGCTCCGGTACACTGAGATGTAATGCTTGCTGGGGTCCGTGCCTGGCAGGGAAGGGGGATGTGATAAATGCCAGAGGTCTGAGGGCACAGCCACCCTCCAGGTTCCATAGGGGACCCCATCAGCCTCCCCATAACAGCATCAGCAATGGAGGtccctgggggaaaggggatggatcCTAGACCAGTGATTTCTGAGGATGTGAGAATTCATGGCAGCCTCATGAAGTACTTGTCTCTCCCTCGAataaccaggggctctctggTCCTCAGTAATTACCCCTGCTGACATCTCTCCATCCCCTGAATCCTGGtggcccccaccccaggatccATGACTGCCTTGTTCTCACCGACGACATAGTCCCCGAAGCCGATGGTGCTGAGGGTGATGAAGGCAAAGTAGAAGCCCTCGCTGAAGCTCCAGCCCTCCACGTGGGAGAAGACCATGGGCGGGAAGATGAGAACAACCACTGTCCCCAGGCTCAGGAACAGAGCCAGGCCCAGGGTCCGCAGCagctggaaggggaggaggctgTCTCTGAGTCCACTTGAAGGCCCccccagggtgggagggggcctggggcaaATTAGGAAGTGGGGCTGGGCCGTAGCCaggtccctgccctgccctggcgacctttggggtgggggttggatcTGTGTTTGTGTGATCTTGCCCAGGCCAGAGAAAGGTTTGGTCAAAGGGATTGTGTTAGTGGGTCAGGCTAGAATTTGGAGACTCTTTCCAGCTTGGGGTCCGTATGTACAGCCTCTCTCTCCCACTTAGGGACTCCGATATGGGATGGAGGACAGTCATTGAACTGTCCCAGATTCCTCTGTACCCCTGCCCTCCTAGCATGTCTGGCTTTGCAAGGGGCCAGATGACAGGGTGGGCACTGGGGGTGTTCAAGGTGGTGGGGAATTTGTTTTTGACCACAGGGAAGGATGCTGGAGTTCTGTAATGACCATGGAGATGTGCCACCCAGATCCCCCTTCAGAGAAGGTCTTGACAAGCCATTGGCAGGCAGCAGCCTCCAGCTCTCAGCTCCCTCAGAATGTATGGCAGTTAGAGAACAGCCTGGCCCAAGGGCACACCTTCCCTGTACCTGATTGAGGCAGGGGCAGAGTCCTGGCCACGTCAGCCTACTGAGGGACAAGGGGCGGGCCAAGTCCTTGTCCAGACTGCACCACAATtcagctcctccctctgcctAGTCCTCTTCTTCCACAGGGGTCTACCCCTAATACCCTGCTTGCCAAACTCCAGCTCAGTGTCAGCTTCTGGAGGACTCTACCTGCCACAGACTCTGTCCCagcggggctgcagggaggaaggggccCTACCTGGGAGCGCCTGGGCTGGTCCTCCCACCTCTCCAGCGTGGTCAGGTGGGCACGCAGCCCTGTGCCCAGGTGGTTGAGGAAGACTACATTGAGTGGGATGCCCACCAGGGCGTAGAAGACGCAGAAGACCTGTCCTGCCTCCGTGCTGGGCGCCAAGTTCCCATATCCTGCAGGGGGAGGATGGGTGTGCAAAAAAGGGGAAGGGACTCTAGCAGAGGTTGATTTTCTACCGCCTCTGGGGAGACGAAGGGGAAGCTCCCCTTTTCCCATGAACACTCTTCTCAACCTCTTCTAGAATGATCTCTATTTATAAGAATCCTGCTTGTCTTTAAAGGCCTATCTCCAAcactgcctccaggaagccctcctgacTGCTACCCTCTTCCTCCCTACTAGGTGTGATTTCCCATAGCGCTTTATGTTATTCCTATCTAATTATTTACTTTGCCTTGTATTCTTGCTGTTGGTATGCTCTATCTGATCCCTCTTCATTGGATTAGAAGCTCCTCGAGGACCAAGCCCAGGGCTGATCCAAGTTCATACTCCCTTACCCCACCCCACCTGCTCTGAATGTCACTTGAGCTCAAGGAAAGTGTATGGAATTGGACTGAACTAAATGGGTGGGGAGACCGGGGTTAGCAGGGGTCTGGGGGTTTCccgtgggaggtggggtgggctcTCTGGCTGAGGGGGTATAGCAGGTGctgttgtgccctgtcccctcaGAACACCCGGGACAGCACCTGCAGCTTGGCACACACAGATGACTTCCTTCCCCAAGTCCCTGCATCTCTCTCCACCTGAGAGATTCTTCTGTCTGTAGGAGTGTGCTTGGCTTGTGTGCAGGTCCAGATCAGCTCTCAGCCAGCAGGGGCAGGAGTTAGCAGATAAATACTCCTACTCTCTCACCCCAGCTTTTCAGAGGGTCCCCAGCACGGGTGAGCCCAGTTGCCCTAACCAGTCCCCTGCTCATCTTTGCAAACTTCGttgccttttctcctttccctgtctcacttccccACTTCTCTACTCATGCTTCCTGGGGTCATGTCCTAGATAAACCACATCCTTGTtttagcatctgcttttgggaAACCCAAACTTCAGCATGGGCTTTAGGGAAGCCCTTCTCCACCCTGACCCTTTACCTATGGTGGTGACGACTGTGCCTGCAAAGAAGAAACTGCTGCCAAAGTCCCAGTTGCTCGGGTTGGTGGAGTTGCCTTTGGGGTTCACGCCCTTCACCCAGGCTTCCATGATGACCTGTGGGGGTGGCAGAggatgggagggagagggagctgATAGCACTGGCTGGTGGCCAAGCTCTCTGCAGGGTGCTTTCATGTCGTCTCACCTAATGATGTTCTTAGATAGTCCCATTCCCATTTTATGgaaaaggaaactaaggctcagagagtggctggcttgctcaaggtcactggATTCCAAATCCACTTCCAGTTCCACTGGCCAGAGTTGACTGAGGTATTTGCTGGAAGTGTGGCTGGTAGAGGGAAAATGGGCCTAAGGAGGCAGAGGGTGCTTACAGActggtccaggtgagagatgctgCCGATGGCCAAGAGGGTGAGACCCCGTGGGTTGTCAGGACAATGGGAAGATTTCAGGTTGGATGTTCCCAGAAGGATTTACTTGGGAACATGAGGTTTGGGGACCACAGGaaggccctggggctgccctCCCATGGGGCTGATGGTGGGGGACAGAGAACcctgtgttctctgagcttccaggTAAGCTGGCAGCCTTGCTCTTTGCTGCCCCCTAGTGAGTCCCAGCCCAGGCCTACAGGTGAAATTCCATCAGAGGCCAGGGCAAaggtcctgtgtgtgtgtatagtgggggtgatatatatgtgtgatgTGTTGTGTACATGTGACGTGTGC
This genomic window from Camelus bactrianus isolate YW-2024 breed Bactrian camel chromosome 20, ASM4877302v1, whole genome shotgun sequence contains:
- the KCNK17 gene encoding potassium channel subfamily K member 17 isoform X1, whose amino-acid sequence is MPRAGLCSCWGGWVLPLLLVYVCYLLLGATIFQLLEKQAEAQSRDQFQFEKLRFLENYTCLDQQALEQFLQVIMEAWVKGVNPKGNSTNPSNWDFGSSFFFAGTVVTTIGYGNLAPSTEAGQVFCVFYALVGIPLNVVFLNHLGTGLRAHLTTLERWEDQPRRSQLLRTLGLALFLSLGTVVVLIFPPMVFSHVEGWSFSEGFYFAFITLSTIGFGDYVVGTDPSKHYISVYRSLAAIWILLGLAWLALILPLGPLLLHRYRQRAQDAPEGRVSGRAAPSTLLLLLAYLAYLILGTGVFWMLESPAAHDSRERFQRDKWALLRNFTCLDGPALDSLIRCRDPTAPQILMVTTTSPPGHHPSLPKWGRHPRQHHQHGALGVRGFLLLLCVHHHHHWLRQPEPQHNGRPPLLHLLCSGGDPAQPRGAEPTGASHAAGGAPLRPQAGGHLEGPGQGPVAGRLQRPPVRPPAFPAAAPAALLPHGGLELRGGHLLRLHHPQHSGLRRLRDWDGPLPEIPAVVQEHSVPVDPLWDGMAGLDHQTDPLPAGGPTGLLFLLQSQLQGRRQAAKREAGPRWRGRSPLLTGRLLSRGAYGNRAAPRTLYSSLMLWKGQLAGCNTDMVAGALASMLHHEVEAMFEIGDMIR
- the KCNK17 gene encoding potassium channel subfamily K member 17 isoform X2; translation: MPRAGLCSCWGGWVLPLLLVYVCYLLLGATIFQLLEKQAEAQSRDQFQFEKLRFLENYTCLDQQALEQFLQVIMEAWVKGVNPKGNSTNPSNWDFGSSFFFAGTVVTTIGYGNLAPSTEAGQVFCVFYALVGIPLNVVFLNHLGTGLRAHLTTLERWEDQPRRSQLLRTLGLALFLSLGTVVVLIFPPMVFSHVEGWSFSEGFYFAFITLSTIGFGDYVVGTDPSKHYISVYRSLAAIWILLGLAWLALILPLGPLLLHRYRQRAQDAPEGRVSGRAAPSTLLLLLAYLAYLILGTGVFWMLESPAAHDSRERFQRDKWALLRNFTCLDGPALDSLIRGIIQAYQNGDVILGNTTSMGRWEFVGSFFFSVSTITTIGYGNLSPSTMAARLFCIFFALVGIPLNLVVLNRLGHLMQQGVHRCARKLGGTWKDPAKARWLAGSSALLSGLLLFLLLPPLLFCHMEGWSYVEGIYFAFITLSTVGFGDYVIGMDPSRKYPLWYKNTVSLWILFGMAWLALIIKLILSLLEAPQGSYSCYSHNSKGDVKQRSGRQDPDGEADPHSSQADCYPEGPMGIVQHPEPSTQVSCCGKDS